Proteins encoded within one genomic window of Acidithiobacillus sp. AMEEHan:
- a CDS encoding DNA mismatch repair protein MutS, translated as MMEGDWKLLDFEGIRRLLEKLSATPMGADAARNLAPAPSVAAARQLQEAITAARFGLESGAGPVLPELPDPRPALRQAATPGAALSGQAFRNLHRILRVGQELRAFVEARPTLLPLGAQVLDAAGSLIDAIDAMLLPNGSVREDANATLRRLHAELKQEREAVQRQIQPHLRGGGKAHWAGQRLSVHLPDGAREEIRGVRRGAGPGGHGTVVEPMELVALNNHLEKISGTIEQENQTVLRALTDQVRALLPALQKLVDALTWLDLAIAGAQLSLHLQAQAAELVEEPVLQFEGAVHPQLWLAHVDHRGPKPKPLSVRIDAENPILVVTGPNTGGKSVSLKTVGLLTVMAQCGLHVPVSGRAVVGRFSKIFVDMGDPQSMAFALSTFSGHIEMLKKLLAEADASTLILLDELGTGTDPEEGAAMAMAVLDELARRGVRGMVTTHLTPIKSFAAEHPALQNASMRFDHERLEPTYELEIGVPGKSLGLLIAEKSGLPEDLVREARGYLDRLHQGA; from the coding sequence ATGATGGAGGGCGACTGGAAGTTGCTGGATTTTGAGGGGATTCGACGGCTGCTCGAGAAACTTTCTGCCACGCCCATGGGCGCTGATGCCGCCCGGAACCTGGCCCCGGCACCTTCGGTGGCAGCGGCCAGACAGCTGCAGGAGGCGATTACCGCAGCACGCTTCGGCCTGGAATCGGGCGCCGGCCCAGTATTGCCGGAGCTGCCGGATCCGCGTCCGGCCTTGCGGCAGGCGGCGACCCCAGGAGCAGCGCTTTCCGGCCAGGCATTCCGTAACTTGCATCGGATTCTGCGCGTCGGGCAGGAGTTACGTGCCTTTGTCGAAGCGCGGCCGACGCTTCTGCCGCTGGGAGCGCAGGTCCTCGATGCCGCGGGTTCCTTGATCGATGCCATTGATGCCATGTTGTTGCCCAATGGTTCGGTTCGCGAGGATGCCAATGCCACCTTGCGCCGCCTGCATGCGGAACTCAAGCAAGAGAGAGAGGCCGTGCAGCGGCAGATCCAGCCGCACCTGCGTGGCGGAGGCAAGGCGCACTGGGCTGGACAGCGCCTGTCGGTGCATTTGCCCGATGGCGCGCGGGAAGAGATCCGTGGGGTACGCCGGGGAGCGGGGCCTGGAGGACACGGCACGGTGGTCGAGCCGATGGAGCTGGTAGCGCTCAACAACCATCTGGAGAAGATCTCCGGCACGATCGAACAGGAAAATCAGACTGTGCTGCGGGCCCTTACCGATCAGGTGCGTGCGCTTCTGCCAGCGCTGCAGAAATTGGTGGACGCTCTGACCTGGCTCGATCTGGCCATTGCTGGAGCGCAGCTTTCTCTGCACCTGCAGGCGCAGGCGGCGGAATTGGTGGAAGAGCCTGTTTTGCAGTTCGAGGGTGCCGTGCATCCGCAACTCTGGCTGGCGCACGTGGATCATCGAGGGCCTAAGCCGAAGCCTCTGTCAGTGCGCATCGATGCCGAGAATCCCATTCTCGTGGTGACCGGTCCGAACACCGGCGGCAAGAGCGTCTCTTTGAAAACCGTGGGGTTGCTCACGGTGATGGCGCAGTGCGGTTTGCATGTGCCGGTTTCCGGACGGGCGGTCGTCGGACGTTTCAGCAAGATTTTTGTCGATATGGGAGACCCGCAAAGTATGGCCTTTGCCCTCTCTACTTTTTCCGGTCATATCGAGATGTTGAAAAAACTTTTGGCGGAGGCGGACGCGTCTACCCTCATCTTGCTCGACGAACTGGGTACTGGCACTGATCCGGAAGAGGGTGCGGCCATGGCAATGGCGGTCTTGGACGAATTGGCGCGGCGCGGGGTGCGCGGTATGGTGACCACGCATCTGACACCCATCAAGAGCTTTGCGGCTGAGCATCCAGCCTTGCAAAACGCCTCCATGCGCTTTGATCACGAGCGCTTGGAGCCTACTTATGAGCTCGAAATTGGTGTTCCTGGAAAATCTTTGGGCTTGTTGATTGCGGAGAAATCTGGTTTGCCCGAGGATTTGGTGCGGGAGGCGCGTGGCTATCTCGATCGTCTCCACCAGGGTGCATAG
- the ilvB gene encoding biosynthetic-type acetolactate synthase large subunit, which produces MSAPNQTRERTISSAVTEELSGAEIVVRALRDEGVETVFGYPGGAVLYIYDELDKQDAVQHVLVRHEQAAVHAADAYSRSTGKVGVALVTSGPGATNAVTGIATAYMDSIPLVVITGQVPVALIGNDAFQEVDTVGITRPCTKHNFLVRDVNELAQTIKTAFYLAASGRPGPVLIDIPKDVTAKRCRYEYPEKVQLRSYKPTVKGHSGQLRKALQLVAAAERPLFYTGGGVILSDSADELTHLVRRCNAPITNTLMGLGGYPASDRQFLGMLGMHGTYEANMAVQHCDVLIALGARFDDRVTGNLSHFAPHAKIIHVDVDPASISKNVKVDVPVVGDLRSVLREMNELAEEMGLGGGSEELARWWAQIEEWRQRDCLHYQQEGNIIKPQYVIQKLYELTGGDAIVTSDVGQHQMWAAQFYGFDRPRRWINSGGLGTMGFGLPAAMGAQMAEPQSTVVCVTGEGSIQMNIQELSTCQQYKLPIKVACLNNGYLGMVRQWQEFFYEERYASSYMDALPDFVKLAEAYGHIGLRAEKPADVEPVIREALRLKDRMVFMDFLVDRTENVYPMVPAGAALSDMILV; this is translated from the coding sequence ATGTCTGCCCCCAACCAGACCCGTGAACGCACGATTTCTTCTGCTGTGACCGAAGAACTTAGCGGCGCTGAGATTGTCGTACGCGCCCTGCGTGACGAGGGCGTGGAGACGGTATTCGGCTACCCCGGTGGCGCCGTCCTCTATATCTATGATGAGTTGGACAAGCAGGATGCCGTGCAGCATGTCCTGGTCCGCCACGAGCAGGCGGCGGTGCATGCGGCAGACGCCTATTCGCGCAGTACCGGCAAGGTTGGTGTGGCCCTGGTCACCAGTGGTCCGGGTGCCACCAACGCGGTCACCGGCATTGCGACGGCGTATATGGACTCTATCCCTTTGGTTGTTATCACTGGGCAAGTTCCCGTGGCGTTGATTGGTAACGATGCCTTCCAGGAAGTGGATACCGTCGGTATTACCCGTCCCTGCACCAAGCACAATTTTCTGGTGCGCGACGTCAACGAGCTGGCCCAGACCATCAAGACGGCCTTCTATCTGGCGGCTTCCGGGCGGCCGGGGCCGGTGCTCATCGATATCCCCAAGGATGTCACCGCCAAGCGCTGCCGCTATGAGTATCCGGAAAAGGTGCAGTTACGCTCCTACAAGCCGACGGTGAAAGGGCACTCTGGTCAATTGCGCAAGGCGCTGCAGCTCGTTGCCGCGGCGGAACGCCCGCTGTTTTACACGGGTGGCGGTGTCATTCTTTCAGATAGCGCGGACGAGCTCACCCACCTGGTGCGCCGTTGTAACGCGCCCATCACCAATACCCTGATGGGTTTGGGTGGCTATCCGGCCTCGGATCGGCAGTTTCTCGGTATGCTGGGTATGCACGGCACCTACGAGGCGAACATGGCAGTGCAGCACTGTGACGTCCTGATCGCCCTGGGTGCCCGCTTCGATGACCGGGTGACCGGCAATCTCAGCCACTTCGCCCCGCACGCCAAGATCATTCACGTGGATGTCGATCCCGCGTCCATTTCCAAGAATGTGAAGGTCGATGTGCCGGTGGTTGGTGATCTGCGTTCGGTATTGCGCGAGATGAATGAGCTGGCGGAGGAAATGGGCCTTGGCGGAGGCTCGGAAGAGTTGGCGCGCTGGTGGGCGCAGATCGAAGAATGGCGCCAGCGCGATTGCCTGCACTACCAGCAGGAGGGCAATATCATCAAGCCGCAATACGTCATCCAGAAGCTTTACGAGCTCACCGGGGGGGATGCCATTGTCACCTCCGATGTCGGTCAGCACCAGATGTGGGCGGCACAGTTCTATGGTTTTGACCGTCCGCGGCGCTGGATCAACAGTGGGGGGCTGGGCACCATGGGCTTTGGTCTGCCAGCCGCGATGGGTGCGCAGATGGCCGAGCCGCAGAGCACAGTCGTTTGCGTGACGGGGGAAGGCAGCATCCAGATGAACATTCAGGAGCTCTCCACCTGCCAGCAATATAAGCTTCCCATCAAGGTCGCCTGCCTCAATAACGGTTACTTGGGCATGGTGCGGCAGTGGCAGGAATTTTTCTACGAAGAGCGCTACGCCTCCAGTTACATGGACGCGCTGCCGGACTTTGTGAAACTGGCCGAGGCCTATGGTCACATTGGTCTGCGCGCGGAAAAACCCGCCGACGTCGAGCCCGTGATTCGCGAGGCCCTGCGTCTCAAGGACCGCATGGTCTTCATGGACTTTCTCGTCGATCGCACCGAGAATGTGTATCCCATGGTGCCGGCGGGAGCCGCGCTGTCTGACATGATTTTGGTATAA
- the ilvN gene encoding acetolactate synthase small subunit yields MHRHIISVLLENEAGALSRVAGLFSARGYNIEAMTVAPTHEASVSRMTILTQGSEEIMEQVLKQLNKLVEVIRVHDLSEGPHIERELMLIKVHAVGPDREEVKRLSDIFRGRIIDVTDRSYTIELTGTGEKLDAFLHALDPGMVIEVVRSGASAISRGAKSI; encoded by the coding sequence ATGCACCGACATATCATTTCTGTTCTGCTGGAAAACGAAGCAGGTGCTCTGTCGCGGGTGGCAGGACTGTTTTCGGCGCGCGGCTACAACATTGAGGCGATGACCGTTGCCCCTACCCATGAGGCCAGCGTCTCGCGCATGACCATTCTCACCCAGGGTTCGGAAGAGATCATGGAGCAGGTGCTCAAGCAGCTGAACAAGTTGGTGGAGGTCATCCGCGTTCACGACTTGAGCGAGGGACCGCACATTGAGCGGGAGCTGATGCTCATCAAGGTACATGCGGTTGGTCCCGACCGTGAAGAAGTGAAGCGTCTTTCGGATATTTTCCGGGGACGCATCATCGACGTGACCGATCGCAGCTACACCATTGAGCTCACCGGTACCGGTGAAAAGCTCGACGCCTTTCTCCACGCGCTTGATCCCGGTATGGTCATCGAAGTGGTGCGCAGTGGCGCCAGTGCCATCAGTCGCGGTGCAAAGAGTATTTGA
- the ilvC gene encoding ketol-acid reductoisomerase: MKVYYDNDADLSLIQKKKVAIIGYGSQGHAHALNLKDSGVQVVVGLREGSASWDKAKNAGLEVRSVGKAVADADLVMVLTPDEGQAALYREEIAPHIKEGGALLFAHGFNVHFGQIHPRADLDCFLIAPKGPGHLVRSTYTQGGGVPCLIAIHQDASGNAQNLALSYAKAIGGARAGVIETTFREETETDLFGEQAVLCGGVSALVQAGFETLTEAGYAPEMAYFECLHELKLIVDLMYEGGIANMRYSISNTAEYGDLTRGPRVVDARTKEEMRRILTEIQNGEFAREFILENQAGKPTMQAKRRLAAEHPLEVVGQKLRSMMTWIGQNRIVDRSRN; encoded by the coding sequence ATGAAAGTTTACTACGATAACGACGCCGATCTCTCCCTCATCCAGAAGAAAAAGGTCGCCATCATCGGCTACGGCTCCCAGGGGCATGCCCATGCCCTCAATCTCAAAGACTCCGGCGTACAGGTTGTTGTTGGCCTGCGCGAAGGATCAGCTTCTTGGGATAAGGCAAAGAATGCCGGGCTGGAGGTCCGGTCTGTCGGAAAGGCCGTGGCCGATGCCGATCTGGTGATGGTCCTTACCCCCGATGAGGGGCAGGCGGCGCTCTATCGGGAAGAAATCGCTCCGCATATCAAGGAAGGCGGGGCGCTGCTCTTTGCCCACGGTTTCAATGTACATTTTGGGCAGATCCACCCGCGCGCCGATCTCGACTGCTTCCTGATCGCCCCCAAGGGCCCCGGCCATCTCGTCCGTTCCACCTATACCCAGGGCGGCGGTGTACCTTGTCTCATCGCCATCCATCAGGATGCCTCTGGCAACGCCCAGAACCTCGCCCTGTCCTACGCCAAGGCGATCGGTGGCGCGCGTGCCGGTGTCATCGAGACTACCTTCCGCGAAGAAACCGAAACAGATCTCTTTGGCGAACAAGCGGTGCTCTGTGGTGGTGTCAGTGCGCTGGTGCAGGCGGGCTTCGAGACCCTGACCGAGGCGGGCTATGCCCCAGAAATGGCGTATTTTGAGTGTCTGCATGAGCTGAAACTGATCGTCGACCTGATGTACGAAGGAGGAATCGCCAATATGCGCTACTCCATCTCCAACACCGCTGAATATGGCGATCTGACCCGCGGTCCGCGGGTGGTCGATGCGCGTACCAAGGAAGAAATGCGCCGCATCCTCACCGAGATTCAGAATGGCGAATTCGCCCGTGAGTTCATCCTCGAAAATCAGGCCGGCAAGCCGACCATGCAGGCCAAGCGGCGTCTGGCCGCAGAGCATCCCCTCGAGGTGGTGGGGCAGAAGCTGCGCTCGATGATGACCTGGATCGGGCAAAATCGCATCGTTGATCGGTCCCGTAACTGA
- a CDS encoding phosphatidylserine decarboxylase, protein MSNPSYPYTVLAREGWPFIALFLLLTVLAGIFAPWWAGIPFFLLFLFSVQFFRDPARALPAALAGGILCPADGRVIAIEMVEDPYLQRQALKISIFMNVFDVHVNRLPIGGTVQQRWYFPGKFFNAALDKASLENERNALWLRTEDGQDVTVVQVAGLVARRILCYVRPEEQVGTGQRFGFIRFGSRVDTYLPLSAQALVHLGQRVRSGAEWIAQLEQGG, encoded by the coding sequence ATGTCGAATCCTAGCTACCCGTATACTGTGCTGGCGCGTGAAGGGTGGCCCTTCATTGCCTTGTTCCTTCTGCTCACCGTCTTGGCAGGTATCTTTGCGCCCTGGTGGGCGGGTATTCCTTTTTTTCTCCTTTTTCTTTTTAGTGTGCAGTTTTTTCGTGACCCTGCTCGAGCCCTCCCCGCAGCGCTCGCCGGTGGAATCCTTTGCCCGGCCGACGGTCGCGTCATCGCCATCGAAATGGTGGAGGATCCCTATCTGCAGCGGCAGGCCCTGAAGATCAGCATCTTCATGAATGTCTTCGACGTGCACGTCAATCGCCTGCCCATTGGTGGCACCGTACAGCAACGTTGGTATTTCCCCGGTAAGTTTTTCAATGCCGCGCTGGACAAAGCCTCTCTGGAGAATGAACGGAATGCTCTGTGGCTGCGCACGGAAGACGGGCAGGATGTAACAGTGGTCCAGGTGGCCGGGCTCGTGGCACGACGCATCCTCTGTTACGTGCGGCCAGAGGAGCAGGTCGGCACCGGCCAACGCTTCGGCTTCATTCGCTTTGGCTCGCGGGTGGATACCTATCTGCCGCTCAGCGCGCAGGCATTGGTCCATCTGGGGCAACGGGTGCGCTCTGGCGCCGAGTGGATCGCGCAACTGGAGCAGGGCGGATGA
- the pssA gene encoding CDP-diacylglycerol--serine O-phosphatidyltransferase encodes MNRRYPRRGVYLLPNLFTTASLFAGFYSIVASIHGHFRVAAIVIFIAMILDGLDGRVARMTGTQSAFGAEYDSLADVIAFGIAPSLLTLLWGLQDFGKFGWLGAFVFTACGALRLARFNSQAHSSSKRYFQGLPIPTAATVLASLVWVAVGEGYPWLTEIAQYLALALVYLLGLLMVSNIRYRSFKDIDLHGRMPFALAISVVLVLAAIAVHPPLVLFIISLVYVLIGVLSTLWQLSQRRRHRRDPR; translated from the coding sequence ATGAATAGACGCTATCCACGTCGGGGAGTCTATCTACTCCCCAATCTCTTTACCACGGCCAGCCTGTTTGCCGGATTCTATTCCATCGTGGCCTCGATTCACGGCCATTTTCGTGTGGCGGCGATCGTCATTTTCATTGCCATGATCCTGGATGGACTGGACGGGCGCGTAGCACGTATGACGGGCACGCAAAGTGCGTTTGGCGCCGAGTATGACTCCCTGGCCGATGTGATTGCCTTTGGTATCGCCCCCTCGTTGTTGACCCTCCTCTGGGGACTGCAGGATTTTGGCAAGTTTGGCTGGTTGGGCGCGTTCGTCTTTACCGCCTGCGGAGCGCTGCGCTTGGCGCGTTTCAATAGCCAGGCACACAGCAGCTCCAAGCGCTACTTTCAGGGTCTACCCATCCCAACAGCGGCAACGGTCCTGGCCAGTCTGGTGTGGGTGGCAGTGGGCGAAGGGTATCCCTGGCTCACGGAAATTGCCCAATATCTGGCCTTGGCTCTGGTGTATCTGCTGGGATTACTGATGGTAAGCAATATCCGCTACCGGAGTTTCAAAGATATCGACTTGCACGGGCGCATGCCCTTTGCCCTGGCGATCAGCGTGGTCCTGGTTCTGGCCGCCATTGCCGTGCATCCGCCCTTGGTGTTGTTCATCATTTCCCTGGTGTATGTGTTGATTGGCGTACTCAGCACCCTTTGGCAGCTCAGCCAGAGGCGCCGCCACCGCCGCGATCCGCGCTAA
- a CDS encoding DUF202 domain-containing protein — protein sequence MILLRHLPTAQEPRLYMALERTYLGYYKLIFFTIGTGLLAYRLEILFLALGENNYARLFRELHRLLIWPPMGLIFVVGFWFFADLHHIGKGITVSEKEIIDPRIYMAAERTFLAWVRTGIGLIAFGFVIEKFDFFLEQLSAMLHTKLSAGEGFSGMGIIFIVLGVSNLVIGGINFIRTVKKVDQGQYHIHKWLYALYGLILFTVTAVLAYMIVRVSP from the coding sequence ATGATTCTGCTACGGCATCTACCCACCGCCCAGGAGCCGCGCCTGTATATGGCGCTGGAACGCACCTATCTGGGCTATTACAAGCTGATTTTCTTCACCATTGGCACCGGCTTGCTCGCCTATCGTCTGGAAATTCTTTTTCTCGCCTTGGGAGAGAACAACTACGCGCGGCTGTTTCGCGAATTGCATCGCCTGCTCATTTGGCCGCCCATGGGGCTCATTTTTGTAGTTGGCTTCTGGTTTTTCGCCGACCTTCATCATATTGGAAAAGGAATTACCGTGTCGGAAAAAGAAATCATCGACCCACGCATTTACATGGCCGCCGAACGTACCTTTCTCGCGTGGGTGCGCACGGGCATTGGTCTGATTGCCTTTGGTTTTGTAATTGAGAAATTCGATTTTTTTCTCGAACAATTATCGGCGATGCTGCACACCAAACTCAGCGCTGGCGAGGGATTCTCTGGGATGGGAATTATCTTCATCGTCCTCGGCGTCAGCAACCTGGTGATTGGTGGCATCAACTTCATACGTACGGTCAAAAAAGTGGATCAGGGGCAATACCACATTCATAAATGGCTGTACGCGCTATATGGACTGATCCTGTTTACCGTGACAGCGGTACTTGCCTATATGATCGTGCGGGTCTCCCCTTAG
- a CDS encoding YifB family Mg chelatase-like AAA ATPase → MALALVRSRAPMGIQAAEVLVECDLGPGLPTFAIVGLPEAAVRESRDRVRAAIQNSGLEFPARRIIVNLAPADLPKEGGRFDLPIALGILRASGQLPQSALDGLECIGELALDGSLRKVPGILACALAAQAAGHSLALPWESTGEARLAANCRLLPAQSLAQLVAILRGEEAIPDLPLHVAASDLPIDDGDLADVRGQEQAKRALIIAATGGHHLLFSGPPGTGKSMLAARLPGLLSPLRDEEALEVASIHSLHGLFDPATWRRRPYRSPHHSVSAAALVGGGSQPRPGEISLAHRGVLFLDELPEFSRSVLEVLREPLETGEIHIARARQRARFPARFQLVAAMNPCPCGHLGNPLQACRCSPAQIQQYRSRLSGPLLDRIDLQVEVPVLAPEYLEQASRGDSSALWREHISRAVEQQWQRQGCSNAQLQGNALNQHCALDADTRGFLRLAAERLHFSARAYHRVLRVARSIADLAAETSIRREHLAEALQYRRLAHTLTHP, encoded by the coding sequence ATGGCTTTGGCACTGGTGCGCAGCCGCGCGCCCATGGGTATTCAGGCCGCAGAGGTCTTGGTCGAGTGCGACTTGGGGCCGGGCTTGCCCACTTTCGCCATCGTTGGTTTGCCGGAAGCGGCAGTGCGAGAATCCCGCGATCGGGTGCGCGCCGCCATTCAGAACAGCGGTCTGGAATTCCCTGCACGGCGCATCATTGTCAATCTCGCGCCAGCCGACCTCCCCAAGGAGGGGGGGCGATTCGACTTGCCCATCGCTCTCGGCATTCTCCGTGCGAGTGGACAGTTGCCGCAGTCTGCTCTGGACGGTCTCGAATGTATTGGCGAGCTGGCATTGGACGGTAGCCTGCGCAAGGTTCCGGGCATCCTTGCCTGCGCACTCGCTGCCCAAGCGGCGGGCCACAGTCTTGCCCTCCCCTGGGAAAGCACGGGCGAGGCACGATTGGCCGCCAACTGCCGACTTCTGCCAGCACAGAGTTTAGCACAGCTAGTGGCGATTTTACGCGGTGAGGAAGCGATTCCCGACTTGCCGCTGCACGTGGCCGCGTCTGATCTGCCGATCGATGACGGAGATCTCGCCGACGTTCGTGGTCAGGAGCAGGCCAAACGTGCGCTGATCATTGCCGCCACGGGCGGGCACCATCTGTTGTTTTCCGGTCCGCCGGGTACCGGCAAGAGCATGCTGGCTGCCCGTCTACCCGGCCTGCTTTCCCCTTTGCGCGACGAGGAAGCACTGGAAGTCGCGTCCATCCACAGTTTGCATGGGCTATTCGACCCGGCCACCTGGCGACGCCGCCCCTATCGCAGCCCGCACCATAGCGTGTCTGCCGCAGCCCTCGTGGGCGGCGGTTCGCAACCGCGTCCCGGGGAGATCAGCCTCGCCCATCGTGGCGTTCTGTTTCTCGACGAATTGCCGGAGTTTTCCCGCTCCGTTCTGGAAGTCTTGCGTGAACCTTTGGAAACGGGGGAAATCCACATCGCCCGTGCGCGCCAGCGCGCACGTTTTCCCGCCCGTTTTCAGTTGGTTGCGGCAATGAATCCCTGTCCCTGCGGGCATCTGGGCAATCCATTGCAGGCCTGCCGCTGCAGCCCTGCACAAATCCAGCAATATCGCAGCCGCCTGTCGGGACCACTTCTGGACCGTATTGATCTTCAGGTGGAAGTACCGGTGCTCGCGCCAGAATATCTGGAACAGGCATCTCGCGGGGATAGCAGCGCGCTGTGGCGGGAACACATCAGTCGGGCAGTCGAGCAGCAATGGCAACGCCAAGGTTGTAGCAACGCGCAGCTACAGGGCAATGCCCTGAACCAGCACTGCGCCTTGGATGCGGATACCCGTGGCTTTCTGCGTCTGGCGGCAGAACGCCTGCACTTCTCTGCGCGGGCTTATCATCGTGTCCTGCGGGTCGCCCGCAGCATTGCCGATCTTGCGGCGGAAACTTCCATACGTCGGGAGCATTTGGCTGAGGCGCTGCAGTATCGACGCCTCGCCCATACCCTGACCCATCCATAG
- a CDS encoding accessory factor UbiK family protein, with the protein MQHRIADDIAAAIGDAVARFGSVKEDLDKQLKTIISNALDRLDLVTREEFEIQQELSTRLAARVAALEARLEKMKGAEQSEG; encoded by the coding sequence ATGCAACACCGAATTGCCGACGATATTGCCGCCGCCATCGGCGACGCGGTAGCCCGCTTCGGGTCGGTCAAGGAAGACCTGGACAAGCAGCTCAAGACCATCATCAGCAACGCTCTGGATCGTCTCGATCTGGTCACCCGCGAGGAGTTCGAGATCCAGCAAGAGCTGAGTACCCGTCTCGCGGCGCGGGTCGCGGCCCTCGAGGCCCGTCTTGAGAAAATGAAGGGAGCAGAACAGAGCGAAGGCTGA
- a CDS encoding FAD-dependent monooxygenase produces MTDDFDVLISGAGMVGSALGLALQRQGLRTAIAERRTAQQAEAADPLQRCSLVNAGATTFLAQQGLNVASLGTAVRGMRVWDAEHAGSIQLDAADVGETVLGYICENQRLEQDLRTAFCDAGGKLLYDCQWQRSFIDAEGIELKDQKGRGYRGRLLAIAEGRQSGLRQQIFQSSIYREDYHQEAIVATVQIERPHGGVAYQRFLPTGPLALLPFADSAEGRAQASLVWSTRNLAARQLFAMDDANFLGRLQDAFGPQLGRITGIGKRGKFPLSALHVNRYVQDRVALLGDSAHGVHPLAGLGVNLGFRDVAALTRVIGDKIAKRTDFGRLEALVDFQRQRRPDNLLTVFACGALNHLFSNRSGALARLRDLGLWGTSMTPPLKRFFIRQAMGL; encoded by the coding sequence TTGACGGATGATTTCGATGTCCTGATCTCTGGCGCTGGCATGGTGGGTAGCGCCTTGGGTCTGGCTTTACAACGCCAGGGATTACGAACGGCCATAGCCGAGCGCCGCACTGCGCAGCAAGCCGAGGCCGCAGACCCACTGCAGCGTTGCAGCCTCGTCAATGCGGGGGCAACCACTTTCCTTGCGCAACAGGGACTCAATGTCGCTTCTCTGGGTACAGCGGTGCGGGGAATGCGCGTCTGGGACGCCGAACATGCCGGCAGCATTCAGCTCGATGCCGCAGACGTTGGGGAGACTGTCTTGGGCTACATCTGCGAGAACCAACGATTGGAACAAGATCTGCGTACCGCATTCTGTGACGCCGGCGGCAAATTGCTGTACGACTGCCAATGGCAGAGATCTTTCATTGATGCCGAAGGAATCGAACTGAAGGATCAGAAGGGCCGCGGCTACCGCGGGCGTCTGCTGGCGATTGCCGAGGGGCGGCAGTCCGGATTGCGGCAACAGATATTTCAGTCCAGCATCTACCGCGAGGATTACCATCAAGAAGCCATCGTTGCCACAGTGCAAATCGAGCGACCACATGGTGGAGTCGCCTACCAGCGCTTTTTGCCGACCGGGCCGCTCGCCCTGCTCCCCTTTGCCGATAGCGCCGAAGGTCGGGCCCAGGCCAGCCTTGTCTGGAGTACGCGCAATCTTGCCGCACGACAACTTTTTGCCATGGATGACGCGAACTTCCTGGGCCGCTTGCAGGATGCCTTCGGACCACAACTCGGAAGAATCACCGGCATCGGCAAACGGGGGAAATTCCCGTTGAGCGCACTGCATGTGAATCGCTACGTGCAGGATCGTGTCGCCTTGCTCGGTGACAGCGCGCATGGTGTCCATCCGTTGGCTGGGCTCGGCGTGAATCTCGGCTTTCGCGATGTCGCCGCGCTCACCCGGGTCATTGGCGACAAGATCGCAAAGAGGACAGACTTTGGACGCCTTGAGGCCCTGGTGGATTTTCAACGGCAGCGCCGTCCTGACAATCTTCTGACGGTCTTTGCCTGTGGTGCCCTGAATCATCTATTCTCGAATCGCAGTGGCGCCTTGGCGCGGCTGCGTGATTTGGGGCTCTGGGGTACCAGTATGACGCCTCCACTCAAACGTTTTTTCATCCGCCAAGCCATGGGCCTGTAA